Within the Bradyrhizobium ottawaense genome, the region GTCGCGGTCGAGATTTCCGACGACGGCGACGGATTTCCGCCGAGCCAGCCGTTTGGCCGCGGATTGACCGGCATGCACGAGCGCGTCCGGGCCCTTAGCGGGACTTTTGAATTCAAACGGGAGAACGGTCGAACCTACGTCCGTTGCCGTTTGCCGACCACGGTGTGAGGCGCAACGTTCGGCAGCGGATTGCGCCGGAACGGCGATAAGGGCTCAGGCCGGCAGCTCGGACGTTCAATCTTGCCCGCCGCGTCGAGCTGAAATGAGGACCCGGACCGGCGGTAGACCAATGCGATCCCGCTTGCGTCGGGCCAGCGCTGCTCATGTCTAAAGGGACCGCTCGATGATCCTCAACGCACGCGGCAATTTGTCCGCCCTGGCACCGTAAGTCGCGGAAGGGTCGGCCCTTTCAGCAATATCTGGCACGTAATGGTCGAGCGGGAAAAATTGGCAAGTAGGTTCGTAAGCGGGAACCGTTAATGCTGCACTGCGTTGCTCATGGTCGCCGTCAGTAACAGTAGGCCATTTTGTGAACCGCAGACACTTCCTCGCAGCCTCCACCTTGCCGCTCCTCTCCTTGGCGGTGCCAGGAGTGGTGGCCTCCGCCCCCGCGCAGCCGGCACCGTTTGACAGATCCGTTGTGCGGCAAATGGCGCGTGACCTGGCCGGCAAATCGTTTAAGGCCCCAGATAATAAACTGCCGGATAATCTGAAGGACCTGGACTACGATCGTTACCGGGCGATACGGTTTTTGCCGGAACGCGCGCTCTGGCGTGGCGAAAAGCTACCTTTCGAGGCGCAATTCTTTCATCGCGGATTTTTCTATAACAATCGAGTCGACATCTATGAGGTGAAGAACGGCCAAGCCACGAAAATCGCCTATCAACCCGACCTTTTTTCATTCGGGGACTTGGCGCCTCCAGGGGCAGGTGTCGACCTCGGCTTTGCGGGCTTTCGGCTCCATGCACCGGTCAACAAACCCGACTATTATGACGAGGTTTGCGTCTTTCTTGGCGCGAGCTACTTCCGGGCTGTCGCCAAGGGCCAATTGTATGGTCTTTCGGCGCGCGGGCTTGCGATCAACACCGGCGAAGCCAAGGGCGAAGAATTCCCGTCGTTCAAGGCATTCTGGATCGAAAAGCCGGCAGCCAACGCCAACTCCATTGTCGTGCACGCCTTGCTCGACAGCGAAAGCGCGGCGGCGGCCTATCGCTTCACCATTCGGCCCGGCGATACGACCGTCTTCGACGTGGAAATGGCGATCTATCCCAGAATAGATCTGGAGCGCGCCGGCCTCATGCCGATGACCAGCATGTTCTTTTTCGGACCGAACGACCGCAAGGATGTCGACGACTTCCGGCCGTCGGTACATGATTCCGACGGGCTGGCCGTGTTCAACGGCCGCGGCGAGGAGCTCTGGCGGCCCCTTCACAATCCAAGAGATCTTCAGATCAGTTCATTCGCTGATCTCAACCCACGCGGTTTTGGATTAATGCAGCGTCAGAAGGAT harbors:
- a CDS encoding ATP-binding protein, which gives rise to MIQEGVTNVLWHANAHALRVWASLEDAHVAVEISDDGDGFPPSQPFGRGLTGMHERVRALSGTFEFKRENGRTYVRCRLPTTV
- a CDS encoding glucan biosynthesis protein G, encoding MNRRHFLAASTLPLLSLAVPGVVASAPAQPAPFDRSVVRQMARDLAGKSFKAPDNKLPDNLKDLDYDRYRAIRFLPERALWRGEKLPFEAQFFHRGFFYNNRVDIYEVKNGQATKIAYQPDLFSFGDLAPPGAGVDLGFAGFRLHAPVNKPDYYDEVCVFLGASYFRAVAKGQLYGLSARGLAINTGEAKGEEFPSFKAFWIEKPAANANSIVVHALLDSESAAAAYRFTIRPGDTTVFDVEMAIYPRIDLERAGLMPMTSMFFFGPNDRKDVDDFRPSVHDSDGLAVFNGRGEELWRPLHNPRDLQISSFADLNPRGFGLMQRQKDFFAYQDLESSFERRPSLWAEPIGDWGEGAVKLIEIPTKEEVHDNIASFWQPKSALQAKGEHTYTYRLHWGPDTPKPTALARFSRTGIGARGDNATLFVLDLIGDRLKSVDPKTLRGVVTAEKAKIQNIVTQPNPASGGWRLSFELLKEKNPVEIRASLMQENEPISEVWVYRWTP